The Candidatus Thiothrix anitrata genome includes the window GTGCTAGGCGGTAATGCAGTCATCGCATTGCTTGCCACGATCAATCCCGCTTGGATAGCGGCTTGGTATGCCAGTGTCGGGGTAAGTCTGTTGCTGGCTTTTATTGATATGCTGCGGGTGGTCACTGAACCCGTGCCGAAAGCGCAACGCTTTGTGCCGCATTCGCTGCCGTTGGGGGTGAAACGCAGTATCCGTTTGCACTTACACAATCGCAGCACACGTTCGCTGACATTGTGGCTGTACGATCATTTTCCGTGCGAAACCAGCGTCGAAGGCTTTCCGTTACGTCTGTCTGTAGCGGCGGATACGTTTGCGGAACCGCTGTACAACGTGACTGCTAATGAACGCGGCAAACTGCACTTTCCCGGCCTGCAATTGCGCGTGTTATCGCCTTGGCAACTGTGGTGGCACGATGTCACTTTGCCGGTGCAATCCGAGGTCAAGGTTTACCCCAACTTTGCGGCGGTGGCGCAATACGCGCTGCTGGCTACTGACAACCACCTCAGCCATATGGGGATTATGAAAAAACGGCGGCGCGGCGAAGGGCAAGATTTCCACCAACTGCGCGAATACCGGGCAGGTGACAGTTTGCGCCAAATCGACTGGAAAGCCAGTGCACGAATGCACAAAGCCATTTCCCGCGAATACCAAGATGAACGCGATCAGGAAGTCATTTTCATGCTAGATTGCGGGCATCGGATGATGGCAAAAGACGATGCGTTATCGCACTTTGATCACACCTTAAACGCGATTTTGCTACTGACTTATGTGGCATTACGTCAAGGTGATGCGGTGGGTTTGGGAAGTTTTGCCGGTGCGAATCGCTGGCTGCCTGCGCACAAAGGGCAACACAATGTGCAGCACATGCTGAATGCCTTGTATGATTTGCAACCTACCGCGCAAGCACCGGATTATGCGCAAGCCGCGACCGAATTATTGGTGCGTCAAAAGAAACGCGCACTGGTGATTTTGCTGACGAACTTACGCGATGAAGACACTGACGATTTGTTGCCTGCGTTGCATTTATTGCGTACCCGCCATTTGGTGTTACTGGCAAGTATGCGCGAACAGGCATTGGATAGCGCGTTGGGCGCACCCGTGGATAATACCGAAGACGCGTTGCATAAAGCCGCG containing:
- a CDS encoding DUF58 domain-containing protein, which produces MILPARHLFYVLGGNAVIALLATINPAWIAAWYASVGVSLLLAFIDMLRVVTEPVPKAQRFVPHSLPLGVKRSIRLHLHNRSTRSLTLWLYDHFPCETSVEGFPLRLSVAADTFAEPLYNVTANERGKLHFPGLQLRVLSPWQLWWHDVTLPVQSEVKVYPNFAAVAQYALLATDNHLSHMGIMKKRRRGEGQDFHQLREYRAGDSLRQIDWKASARMHKAISREYQDERDQEVIFMLDCGHRMMAKDDALSHFDHTLNAILLLTYVALRQGDAVGLGSFAGANRWLPAHKGQHNVQHMLNALYDLQPTAQAPDYAQAATELLVRQKKRALVILLTNLRDEDTDDLLPALHLLRTRHLVLLASMREQALDSALGAPVDNTEDALHKAATQHYLRTREATLERIRVAGIRCLDVTPHAMSVGLINHYLDIKRSAVL